The Fusarium oxysporum f. sp. lycopersici 4287 chromosome 6, whole genome shotgun sequence DNA segment TCTGTGCAGTCCGTATTCCTATTGTCAGGTTGGCCATCCTTCCGATCCCTTATTCGGCTCATCCATCAAGCTGTTCCTCTGCTCTGACAAAGTCCTCCGCAGTGAGCTCCTTGAACCTTCTCTCTTGAATCTTATCGTTAATATCCACTAGGCCAACCTGCATGACGAACTTCTGGAACTGCTGAGCGGGTAATGCCTTCGTGAGGCCGTCCGCAATCATCTCGGTGGTGGGAGTATGCCGGACCGAGATCCGGTTAGCGAGTGCTTCCTGGCGTAGCCAGTGGTTATGGATGTCGACGTGTCGAAGTTTGGTCTGCAGGAGCGCCACGTCGGAATTAATAAGCCGAATGGTCTGCGCGTTATCGCACtgaatgatgatgcttcTGTTGTCAAGGGTCACGCCGAGCTCGGTGATTAATCTGGAGATGAACATGGACTCCTTCGCAGCCTGCGCAAGTGCCAGCAACTCCGCCTCTGTTGTAGAGGTAGTCACGGTGTCCTGCTTGTTGGCGCGCCATCCAATAGTCCCTCCAAATAGCTTCATCACGTAGGCTTGCGAGCTCTTCCGATCGATTGTGTTGTCGGCAAAGGAAGCGTCACTGTACACATCAAAAGTGTCTGTTCCGCCGAGTTGTAGTGCAAGTGCCCTGGTGTTTTGCAGATACCGGAATAGGTGGTCCAAGGCCTCATGGTGATCATCGCTCGGGTTCATGTTGAATCGACAAAGTCGAGAAACAGCAAAGGCAATATCGGGTCGAGTGATTACTGCCAGGTAGAGCACTGATCCGGTCTTGCGTTGATACTGCTGTATTGACGCTGTTGATGCGCGCTCTTCGTTCGGAAGAAGTTCTTTCGTGGTCATTGGAGTGAGGGAAGGCTTTCCCCCTTGAATCCTAAAATGACTAGTGATCTTATCCACGAATGACGATTGCGACAGCCAAATCAGACGTTGGTTTCGGTCGCGAATAATCTCAATTCCAAGAAACCACTGTAGCATATCTCCTCCAGAGAGTTGGTACTTTTCTCGAAGCTTGCCTATCGTCCATTCGACCGATCTTTGATTGGTCTTCTCGTAGGCAACAATGAGGTCGTCCACATAGAAGAATATCAATATTCCTCCTTTCGAGAGACAGCATGGCTCGTGAGGTACAGACTTGAACCCAATGTTCGTAAGGGTGGTGGTTAGTTCCTTTTGCCAAAGTAATGGTGACTGGCGCAAGCCGTATAGTGCTTTCTGAAGTTTGAGGATCAGGCCAGGCTTCCGGTAGCCTCCGGGCATCCGCATATAGACGTCCTGTTTCAGTTCAGCATTGACAAAGGCGTTGACGACATCATACTGGAGAAGTTCTAAATCAAAGCGAGCAGCTATAGCCATGAGTGTTCGGAAAGATCTGCCGGCAAGTGTGGATGCATAGGTATCCTCGTGTGTCGACTTGGCCTGTTGATCGCCTCGTACAACGAGCCGGGCCTTGCACTTGGTGAACCATCCGTGCTTGTCGAACTTGTATACATAAACCCACATGCAGTCCAGGAGTTCCTTGCCTGCGGCTTCTTCTCTCTGAACCTCACGCCAGGAGCGCATTTCTTTATGGCTTTCAAGATGAGTCTTTTCTGCCTCGCGGAATAGGTCACCTAGTGGATGGTTCTTGAGGTCTTTATGCCTTTTTGGCAATATTGGCATGTCTCGCCGGTGTATTCGGCGTTGGCCGTCACCTAAATCTGTCAGCTTTGCAGATTGTGTTTTGCGATTGGGAGAATCCATCAGCTTAGTAGATTCCCCTCGACTTCCCGTAAACTGAGGTTCTCCGCTATCAGGGTGGCAGCTGGCCGAGCTCgcctgcttctcgagcttccGCTTACTCACCACCTTGCCATTCCAGGTCCCTTTCACAGATGCGAGTCGACCGGCATTAAATGCGGCCTCCCAGTAACTGCTCGGAGTTGAAATGACACGAGGGGCTCCATTTGCGCCGTCTCGTCCCGGGGAAGTGCCAGCGCTAGGTGGGACATGCACCATCTTCGCAGCTCGTAACTGAGGGGGGTTTTCCCCCTCCTTCCTCACGGGAGGTTCTCTGATAGTAGCGACCAGAAGGGCAGCAGGCCGTAGAGGGCAAGTCTCCGGGGTCAGGTAGGGAGTGAATCGAGCGGTCGTGTAGGGGTGATCAGTCCCGTCAGGCTCTTCTCGATTGCGATCTCCTACGACTAGTGTCCTGCCAGTCTCACCCTGCGTAATCGTGAGATCACGTTCAAACCCTCTATGTGGATAACTTGCAGCCTCCCGCTCAAACGCTAGTCCTTCAGGCAAGGCGCTTAattcctcgtcttcttcttgggtaGAAGCATCCAGATTGATGCTAGATCCCTGTGGGACCTCTGCATCAGTGAGATGCTGAATAAGTTCTTCCTCGTTTAGTTCTTTTAAATCATCCTTGAGGTGTTGGACATCCCCAGAGAACgtctccttctcgttgaaGATCACGTCTCTAGTGGAGATGACCTTGTTGGTCAACGGATTCCAGACCCTGTAGATGTTTGTCGAGTTATACCCGACCAGGTATCCTATCCACCCTCGGGGATTGAGTCGTTGTCGCCgattcttctttttcaaaGCATCGGTCGTCATCGCAAAGGCTTTACAGCCATACACGCGTAGGTGTGTTTGATCGGGCTTACGCTCCGTGACAACCACGCCGTCCCTAAAGGCAAAGTAAGTGTAGAAACGCTCATATGGCGTCTTCCAATTGTAGATATACTTGGGTGTCCTATTGTATAGGTATACGGCAGCGCGCCAGATCTCAACCCAAAGGAACGAAGGCAGCTTTGCTCCAGCTCTCATTGCACGAGCTTTCTCCTTGATCACACCCCCCGAGCGCTCTGCGCCGCCATTTTGACTTTGGGCATATGGCGCGGAGGGCTCTAGGCGCATCCCGTTTTTGATACTGAGGAAGTCACTTACCTGGTGACTATCCGGGATCTCGTTATCACACTCGATGACTTCGGGCCTACACTGGAGTTGTCGCTCTAGTGTTCTGAGTAGATGCTCAAGTGCACCGATAAGCGTTGGTGCAGTTCGATCGGGAAGATAATAGTCCCAGATATAGCCAGAGTAACGGTCGGTGACCAGCATAGCTGAAGTGTAGCCTGGATCCCCACTCATGTCGTGGAAATCAATAGCGAGTCGGATTCCAGCCTTCTCGGGTGGAACTCGTCTTTGTCGACGGACTTGGCGCTTCACCTTCGCCATTCCACAAGCATCACACTCAACCGTGGAGATCCCTCTGATCTTCACCCCCCGACATTGGCCCACGAGGTGCTTGAGTGCTTCAGGCCCTGGGTGTCCAAGTCGAAGGTGCCAAAAGGTTTCGTCTCCACTGCGAGGAGGGCGTTTAGTCCACGAATCATACTGTTTCCGTTTGGCTAGGAATGCCGCTGCCGTTGTTGATTTGTCGATATACTCCAGTACGTACTGGTCGAAATGATCCGTCAATGTGCAGAGGATTGAATCATCTTTCCTGCGGATTTGGTTGTTATTCCCTTTGGTATCCCAGTAGTAGCCCCTTTTCCGCAACTGGCGGTATGACACAATATTGCATGCAAAGTTTATGCAATGAGCTACATCTCGCAATCTGAGAAGAGAGGgtccttgaggtccttgaaCGCGAATATCCACGTTCCCGTACCCGTGAATGGCCACTGGTGACTCCCCTGCGTAGACGAAGTCTCCAGACGGTGCCGGTCGGTAGTTGAGGAACCTGCATACTTCATTAAAGATATGGATTGTCGATCCAGAgtcaaggatggcagaatGTCTGAGAGGGTAGGGGGCACAGTTGAAGGCTGCGATAAAGTTGTGCATCACTAGGTAGCTTGCCTTGACGTGTGCCATACCCCGCCCAAGTCACTCGTCCTGAGTGGTTCTGTCTCTACTTTTGGACAATCGTTTGACTTCCTCCACCAAACCAGTATCGTTCTTGAGACGGTCGTTTATTAATCGTTGTATCGCTTGGTTGGGCTCCCATCCTTCGGCTTTCTGGGCTGGGAATAAGTACCAGCAGCCTCTCCAGTCATGGAAACCCAAACATCCTCGACAAGTAGGGCCGTCCGGGTTCGGATTGACGGTCGTCTCTGCTCGTTTTCGTTTTGTTGATACTCCTCTTCCGCCGCCTCGTGCTCTACGCCCACGGCCTTGGCCTCGCGTATCTCGATGTGCATAGGATGTTTCGTCCGTCGCCCAATCTGAGGCGTCTCCTTGGACTTCAATAGTGTCATTATCGCGGTCTGTGATTGCAGGTCTGTCGTTCCTGGATGCAGCGCCGTATGTGGCTGCGAATGCGCCTCTCTTGATTCCTGACGGCCTTCCGCTAGCGTTGGCCATTTTGGCTTCGTATCGAATGTCGGCAGCGACCTCTCGATAGTTGAGGGAATTATTGAGGATTTGAGGACGTCGGTGTTGTCGGAAAGTAGATGCCCAGCTGGGGAGAACATGGTACATTGCTCGGTTCAGGTCTTCCGCCCAGCATTGCGCGTCGAGGGCATCAGGGACTTTCTTGCTGATCGCTTCGGCCATCGTCGTCTCCCACTCCGTGACCCACTCgttgagtttgttgatctTCGGGGCTGTATGTACGGCTTTGTGGTACTTGTCGCGCGCTTCGGGTCGAAGGCGTTCGTTGTATACCACTCCAGATCTTCGTAGCTCCTGATACCACTTGTCTAATCGGTCTCCCGTGACGCAGGATGTTTTCTGATACGTGGCCGAGACCGTCTTGAGGACAAACTCGACCAGCTTCTGCTCCTGTTTCTTCGTCTCTCTATACGCCGTTTCTTTCAGAGAGTAGATCCTGATATCATGCTCGTATTCCGCTCTTCCTTCAGACGTCAACTCTCCGATTCGCCGGGGCGGTACGTAATCTGAGCCGGGCGTCATTGTGCCACTATCGGGATCGTCCGGATCTGCTTGTCTGGGGTAGTCTCGGATTTCTGGAAGTTCTGGTCGCTGAGGCCATCGGATGCGATCGGTCGGATCAATATACTGCCACAGGTCGTAGGCGTGCGCCAGTTTCTTGAATTCGTTGGACCAGGAGTCCCAATCCTCCGGAGACGCGTAGCTAATGATCCTCTCGGCGTGTTTGGCCGACATGGTGATAGAATGAACCGAAGGTCGTATGCATTTGGGTGCGCGGGTCGCTGAGATGCAATTGAGACTCTTAATTGTtagacattacgtgtattcggttcattgatgtgaattggtgtgtattcatgttgtgttctgttgaaatctaccccttagaggttttaccatttcggctgtaatcttaaagtatccctgcttgcacgtgagaccccagcacctgttcaacaaaTGTATGCCTCGCTTTTTATAAGAGTTTCTAAACTCAGATAGTTGTATTCCTATTAACATAAACCTCTTACTAAAGTTGATCTCTACAGGACCACAGCCTACCAAGCCACGATAAGCTTAAAACTACGGCGCACCCACGGAAATCATGATTTAATGCTCTAGATAAACTTTTTATCTAATTGCGATATAGGCCTCGCTTTCTATAGATTTTTCTGATCTTAGATGGAGGAGTTCATGTCGAAACATGTCTCCTGCCAAAACCGCTCGCCCTAGTATGGAATGCCCAGTTCACCAACTGGGATACCAGGGGATTTATGGATTGTGTCAaacattacgtgtattcggttcattgatgtgaattggtgtattcctgttgtgttctgttgaaatctaccccttagaggttttaccatttcggctgtaatcttaaagtatccctgcttgcacgtgagaccccagcacctgttcaacagcCAGACAAGCAAGTTAGCCAGTATACTGTGCAGCTAAAAGTAGCATAccctatagtattttaatccctaaataaattagctaaaaattaaataaacCTTTTTCCTAAAATAGTATagttaatcttattaagAGGTATTTTTAAAAGATTTTTAAAAATTTTGatttatatagaaaactttaaaatacagtgtattttacagtataaatagactttaaagtttatagctatataggatttatttaaaaatctaagataattaatatagcttactttagGACGTATTTATAAGTTACCTAATTATAAGCTATTTTAAGCTTGATTTGAAtttttaagaattatttaaaaaatagGTTTTAAGGTGAAAAGTGTACTGGCTAactcgcttgtctggctaactcgcttatcaactaCGTTATACAGCTTTTAGTTTTTTTAGACTTAGCCTGAATTCTATATAAGCTTTGAAAAGTCAGCTTTTTAGGTGTAAAGTGACGTGAgacactcgcttgtctgagacactcgcttatcatgtacgttagTAATTTAGCTGTAAAAAGTTGGAAGCTAAAGCTCTTGGTACCCCGCTTGTACTGCTGTAATGACAGGAATAGGGTGGGTGGGGTACGAGTTGTAGCCTCATTAGGAGACAACATTATGTGTTGCATGTGGCTGTAAAAACATCAAGAATTGACTAGCGGCCCCGCACTCTGCCGAGAGAGACAGACAAGGCTTCATCAAGACTTCAATCAATAAGATTACCAGTTTCTGCTCCATAATACGTTGAATCCACCCCATCATGCGCTCAATATACGTAGCGCGTATCCAACCAGTTGTGGACAATTAAAAGATGTGGAGGTGTCACGTCGGGAGGAAGTGGTTTTCGCAAAGGTGGGGTGGCGTTCGGATACTTTTGGTTTTGTAAAATTGACCTAGGTGGTCACTGAATGAAAGTATCTTTTCCAGCGTCGAGGTTCTAATCATGGCAAAACCATGAATATTAAGTCTGGGAATTGTATTCAATAGAGGATATAAAAGCATAATTCGGCGGGGTGTGACGTGACAAGCTCACATATATCATGTGAAAGTATAGGACCCTGGGCAGTATCTACATGGTTGCTACTGTCAAGGAATAATAAAGTTGATCCAAAGTTACGTTTATTGTGGCTTTGCGTTGCGAAATAATCTAACCATTTTTTGTTTCTAGTGAGCCATTCGACCTTGCTTATGTATGTGTTAGTTGTAAATTACCGTCACGTCATCCTCACGCAATACCACGTGGCTAGTGGATAAGCCAACGCTGTTTTGGTCGCCATTAATGGTCATGTAATCATCACGTATTTACCTCGAGAGGTCCTCAAATAATGAGATCATTATGGCCTGTTGTAAACTTGATATCTCTCACCCACGTTGTTATTAATTTCATTAGTCGAAAGTTCTCACATGATTGACAAAGAAGCTCCCCCGCTGTTTGCCATATATAATCAAAATTACCTCGCTTTTTAAACTACATGACACCAATAGCATACATCAGGCCATCAGACCACCGGTAGGAACACTATCTTAGCCTTAAAACACGTTCCTGAAGGCGTCTTCCTCTCACCATTTTTTCGTTCATCGCCGCTGTTTTGACGATTCCACAAGGTTCATTCCGATATCGATGCTTACTCAAATCTCAAGGTCATTCATTCCTGCCATCTATAGCACTGCCCGGTTTAGAACCTTGATTAACTACACTAAACTCGGTCCCAGATACTTATCTACGATGAAGGCTCTCGTCTACAGGGCAGTCAATGCGGTATCCCTCCAGGATCGGCCTATTCCCACCCTTTCATCTCCAACTGATGCCATCATAAAGGTCACAAAGACAACTATTTGTGGTACAGACCTGCACATCCGAAAGGGCGATGTGGCTACCTGCCAGCCCGGCCGCGTCTTAGGTCACGAAGGCGTTGGTATTGTGCACTCCACAGGATCCTTTGTCACGCGGTTCAAGAAAGGTGATCGTGTGCTAATCTCGTGTATCTCGAGCTGCGCAACTTGCGAGTACTGTCGTAAAGGCATGTACAGCCACTGCATATCGGGAGGCTGGATCCTCGGAAACACCATAGATGGCACGCAAGCTGAGTTTGTCCGCGTTCCATTCGCTGACTCAAGCCTTTATGCCATCCCCCCGGGTGCTGATGAGGCTGCCTTGGTCATGCTGAGTGACATATTCCCCACAGGACTAGAATGTGGCGTGTTGAATGGCAAGGTACAGCCAGGAGGCATCGTTGCCATCGTGGGATCTGGTCCTATAGGTTTGGCGGCTTTGGTCACGGCCCAGATGTACTCACCGTCCAAAATTATCATTGTCGACATGGACGCCAAGAGGCTAGAAGTTGCGAAGCACCTGGGCGCCACCAAGATAATTGACAGTTCCAAAGAGAACCCAGTTGCTAGTGTTATGGCTGCAACAGACGGCAAGGGATGCGAttctgttgttgaggctgtGGGAATCCCAGCAACATTCGAGCTATGTCAAGAGTTACTGGCACCCGGCGGCACCTTAGCCAACGTCGGGGTTCACGGTACAAAAGCGGATCTTCACCTACAGAAGCTCTGGGATAGAAATATCTGTGAGTGCGTTCTTCTTAAGCAAGGGTATTGCTAACCAATCGTGATACTAGCCATCACCACGAGACTTGTTGACACTGTCACTACACCCATGCTTCTCAAGTTAGTTGGGTCAGGCAAGTTGAAGCCAAGCCTACTCATCACGCATCGTAAGCAAAAACTTGATTCAATCAAGAAAGAGCTAACCTATTGGTCTAGACTTTAAGTTCAGTGACATGGAGAAGGCTTATGAAACGTTTGGAAAGGCGGCTCAGCATGGGGCCTTGAAGGTAGTTATTGACGTGGACTGAATGTTTGCATATGTTTCGATGTTATGACCGTCTGATGTAGTATATTTCTGAGTTCTAGTACTATTTCCGAAGGACATTCCAATGAAACATTCGGACATcatagttatatataatcaGCATGTGCTAGATTAGCCTGGGTTGGCATGAAAGATAGGTCACTGAGTAGCGCAATATCGACGGCGCGGCTTCAATGTTGGAAACACACCGCAGAAATACCTTCGTGTCCTTATACGCAGAGATGAGGGATGTCTCAAACGTTGGAAGACCAGGGTAGAGATAGACTCCCGAGCGATTGGGTACACATCTTCTCCGATatcaacgagaagaagctacATCATGTTAGTCGAATTATCTAAGGCTCGGATGTCATGTCGTATTAATTACGGTATCAGACTTGGTCAACGCAGGATGGCGAAGACCTACGTTGGCGCTGATCGTCATTACGCGCAAGTGAAGCAGCGCTGAGGCAGGATGTGGCCACGAACgaaattaatattattctcAATGTTGAAGACGTTTAAAGATTGATAAGTTATTATTCATTAGAAGATTGCTGAGACGCAGATAACATCACACGTCAGCCCGAGTCGAGAGGGGTCTGCACCGGTCGGTTAATTAAGCCTGTATTCAGAATCATAAGTCTAGAGTGTGATCCACAGAAGTTCGCAGAGTAACTCCGGTGGGGATTGCGGCTCAGCAGCTTGGGCCCACCGGTGGTGATGTGAAGATATCATGGTGGCATCCGGTACGTTCAGTTGTTGAATATACATATACTGTCGGTATTTAGTTGGCTGCTGAGACCAAGTTCTAGAGGCTCATTCTTGGCGTAGAGTGCGGTGATCTCACTCATTTGCCCCCTACTATGGAGTACCTCCAAATCCTTCATCACAACTACATGGGCGTGCCTAGTCATCAGATCACACACACCTCATTCCCATAATAATCATGAAGATTAGGTTTCGTTTTGATGGCATCAAAGGGTTCATGCACAGACGAGGCGGGCCAAGACCATACCTCCTCCTACAAATGAGCCTAGATGCTTGAGCATACCAGCCCACTTTGAGGGACTTCCCAGATGATAAATTGTTTGACAGCGGGCCGCTTCAAATCAACAGATGAACTGTCAAGGCACTCTGACCCATGCGAAGATGAATCCTTCATGTACCGTGTCTAAACAGGCTAGTCTGATGTCAATTGAGCTAGGAtctgttgaacaggtgctaGGATGTCACCTGCAAACAGGAATACCTTAAGATTACAAATCGCAATAGTAGAACTTTAAAGGGGAAGATTTTGACACAAAACAACATAAATACACAAATCTGAATCAATagaccgaatacacgtaatgttTGACAGGATCCTTCATTTTTACCATCACACTCAGCCATTCCAGTTGTACTCTTATTTCGGCCTTATTAGAAGGCATTGGTGTTTTGTTAGGCTTGTTAAGGCTTCTAACGTATCTCACCACCCCGCCCACCCCCCACCGCCCGATTGGTGATagtctcaacaccaacagaTAGCATCTATGACGCGGATATCTCACGGTTGCAATTCTTATTCAATTAATTCCAAGTTTTTAAAATGACTTTAAATATACCTGATCGTGAAATGAGGATTTTTCGAGCCATTTCTAACGCCCGTGAGACGAGTATTCGCGCTGCATCATAGCTGGAGACCGTTCCTCGCTCGACATTGAGGGATCGGATCAACGGTGCTTAATCGACACAAATAGCACATGAAAAGTTCCTCTCTCTGACTCCTTTACAGGAAAAGGAACTCGTTGACCTTATTTTACTGCGTGAGAAGGCGTTCCAGCCTCTTCTGAAGTCAGAGATACACTCATACGCACAGCATCTTGCTGAACTCAACGGTCTTGGACCGCACCTCGGCAAGAACTGGGTCAACCGTTTCTTCAGGCGTCATACGAGTGTTATTTTGAAGCCATCACGACTTTTTTCTACTGCAAGAAGGAAGACAGTGACAGAGGAGGGACTCAGGGAGTATTATCGTGGTCTTCTGGCCATTTGCAAAGAGTTATCCATAGGCTCAGACCGCATGTATAATCTCGACGAAACTGGAGTCCAAGAAGGGGAGTCTTTGGCCGGGGCTGTTGCCGGAACGGTCCTGACGACTTCATCAGAGAAGATACAGTCTGACGCCTCGGCTTGGATCTCAATCCTCGAGACTATATCTGCTACAGGTCAGCGACTAACCCCGTGTATTGTATATACAGGAAAAACATCACAGGGCCAGAATCTTGGCGATTTTATTCCTGATTGGAAATACACATGCAGTAAGAAGGGCTGGAGCAATACGGAAATTATGTTACGGTGG contains these protein-coding regions:
- a CDS encoding alcohol dehydrogenase (At least one base has a quality score < 10), translating into MACSYIRPSDHRYLSTMKALVYRAVNAVSLQDRPIPTLSSPTDAIIKVTKTTICGTDLHIRKGDVATCQPGRVLGHEGVGIVHSTGSFVTRFKKGDRVLISCISSCATCEYCRKGMYSHCISGGWILGNTIDGTQAEFVRVPFADSSLYAIPPGADEAALVMLSDIFPTGLECGVLNGKVQPGGIVAIVGSGPIGLAALVTAQMYSPSKIIIVDMDAKRLEVAKHLGATKIIDSSKENPVASVMAATDGKGCDSVVEAVGIPATFELCQELLAPGGTLANVGVHGTKADLHLQKLWDRNIFSWVRQVEAKPTHHASDMEKAYETFGKAAQHGALKVVIDVD